Proteins from a single region of Aureibacter tunicatorum:
- a CDS encoding glycosyltransferase family 2 protein, which produces MANHLDISILVPSYNEDESLPELCSWIKKVMDEKNFAYEVVIVDDGSTDRTWEVTQEINAKDKNVKGIKFNRNYGKSAALNVGFKAVKGDVVITMDADLQDSPDEIPALYDKIMKEGYDLVSGWKKKRYDPISKTVPSKFFNAVTRKLSGIELNDFNCGLKAYKNAVVKNVAIHGEMHRYIPVIAKWRGFDKIGEQVVEHRARQYGVSKFGLERFINGFLDLLSITFVTKFRKKPMHFFGLLGTLSFMFGFVSTLFLIWEKWINLKDGTHVREIVDQPFFYIALVMLVIGVQLFLGGFLAEMITMNGHKEDDYLVIEEVGND; this is translated from the coding sequence ATGGCGAATCATTTAGATATTTCTATACTAGTGCCCTCGTATAATGAGGATGAATCTTTACCGGAGCTTTGTTCTTGGATCAAAAAAGTAATGGATGAGAAGAACTTTGCTTATGAAGTTGTGATCGTTGATGACGGAAGCACGGACAGGACTTGGGAAGTTACTCAAGAAATCAATGCGAAGGATAAAAACGTAAAGGGAATCAAGTTCAATAGAAATTATGGCAAGTCCGCGGCCTTGAATGTAGGGTTTAAAGCAGTGAAAGGCGATGTAGTCATTACTATGGATGCTGATCTGCAAGATTCGCCGGACGAGATTCCTGCCTTATATGATAAAATCATGAAAGAAGGCTATGACTTGGTTTCCGGTTGGAAAAAGAAGCGTTATGACCCGATTTCCAAGACTGTTCCTTCCAAGTTTTTTAACGCGGTGACCAGAAAACTTTCAGGCATTGAGCTTAATGACTTTAATTGCGGTCTTAAAGCATATAAAAATGCTGTCGTAAAGAATGTAGCTATACATGGCGAGATGCACCGTTACATTCCTGTGATAGCGAAATGGAGAGGTTTTGATAAGATTGGCGAGCAGGTAGTAGAGCATAGAGCCAGGCAATATGGAGTGTCCAAGTTCGGATTGGAGAGATTTATCAATGGTTTTCTTGATTTATTGTCGATTACTTTCGTGACCAAATTTCGCAAGAAGCCAATGCACTTCTTTGGCTTGTTGGGGACGTTGTCATTTATGTTTGGATTCGTTAGCACTTTATTTCTTATTTGGGAGAAATGGATAAATCTTAAGGATGGAACTCATGTGAGGGAAATTGTAGATCAGCCGTTTTTCTATATCGCATTGGTGATGTTGGTAATTGGTGTTCAATTATTCTTAGGAGGCTTTCTTGCCGAAATGATTACTATGAATGGACATAAGGAGGATGATTATTTGGTGATAGAGGAAGTAGGAAATGATTAA
- a CDS encoding glycosyltransferase, with the protein MIKFTAVIPVYNRPEEIDELLESLTKQTYTHFEVIVVEDGSREGEKCEEITSSYSDRLDVKYFYKENTGQGFSRNYGFEKASGDYFVVFDSDCIIPEKYFEEVNSFLENQWLDAFGGPDRASEDFNDMQKAISYSMTSLFTTGGIRGKKKHVGQFQPRSFNMGISKEVFQKTGGYAMTNMGEDIEYSVRMINAGFKVDLIPEAYVYHKRRGSFKQFFKQIFSFGRSRIIMRSFLPGALKPVHFFPLCFVIAMLVFLMLPFINFDLFKIACIFVVFYFGGILLDSSIQNKSIKVGVLSIIASVVQLTAYGLGFLKELMTSK; encoded by the coding sequence ATGATTAAGTTTACGGCAGTAATTCCTGTATACAACAGGCCCGAAGAGATAGACGAGCTTTTAGAAAGCTTGACAAAACAGACCTATACTCACTTTGAAGTAATTGTCGTAGAGGATGGCTCTAGAGAGGGCGAAAAGTGTGAGGAAATCACAAGCTCTTATTCCGATCGTTTGGATGTGAAGTATTTTTATAAGGAAAATACGGGACAGGGATTTAGCCGTAATTATGGATTTGAGAAAGCTTCGGGGGATTATTTTGTGGTGTTTGATTCTGACTGTATTATCCCCGAAAAATATTTTGAAGAAGTAAATTCATTTCTTGAAAATCAATGGCTTGATGCTTTTGGTGGGCCGGATAGAGCTTCTGAAGATTTTAATGATATGCAGAAAGCTATATCTTACTCCATGACTTCCTTGTTTACTACTGGAGGAATCAGAGGAAAGAAAAAGCATGTTGGACAGTTTCAGCCAAGAAGTTTTAACATGGGCATTTCCAAGGAGGTGTTTCAGAAAACGGGCGGATACGCGATGACCAATATGGGGGAAGATATTGAGTATAGCGTTCGGATGATTAATGCAGGGTTTAAGGTCGATTTAATTCCTGAAGCATATGTTTATCATAAGCGACGGGGGAGTTTTAAGCAATTTTTCAAGCAGATATTTTCATTTGGAAGATCAAGAATCATCATGAGATCGTTTTTGCCTGGAGCTTTGAAGCCGGTACATTTTTTCCCATTGTGTTTTGTAATTGCGATGTTGGTGTTTTTGATGTTGCCATTTATCAATTTTGATTTATTTAAAATTGCATGCATCTTTGTAGTGTTTTATTTTGGCGGGATCTTATTGGATTCAAGTATTCAGAATAAAAGCATAAAAGTAGGGGTATTAAGTATAATCGCTTCTGTGGTTCAGCTGACAGCTTATGGTCTTGGCTTTTTAAAAGAATTAATGACTAGCAAATGA